ACACTCACCGCCGACCTACAGGCGATTCTGAGCCGGTCCTACTCCGAGCAGGCCCGCAGCGGGGCACCTCAGATGACCAGTCCAGCCGAAAGCCTCACTCGCGCTGCCGATCTACTCGAGGAAGCCGCGACGCGCGGAAGTCAGGACTGACCTGGTCGCACCTGGCGAACCGGCCGGCTGTCGATCGCGTCAATGGTCAACGACCGCAGTCGAATTCGCCAACCCGACGCCATTCGCTGGTAACTGTCGGCGTACCGCAGATACCAGGTCACGTCGCGAATCTGGTCGTCGTGCCGCACCCAGTGGTGGGCGACGCACGCGACACGACCGCGGGCCAGCCCGGAATCCGGGTCGGCGTCATACACCTCGCCGACTATCGCGTGGTGGGTCCGGATCGTGGCCGCGACGGCGGCCACCGCCTCGCCGATCGCGGCGCGACCGTGGTGACGGCGGACCGGCTCCAGCGACCCCGGCGGATCGGGCAGCAGCAGCTCCGCATCGGACGTGAAAAGGTCGGCGACCGAGTCAAATTGCCGGTCGTCGACCTCGGCCGCATAGCGGTGCACCAGATCGCTCAGCTCCGCACGGTCGCCGGCGCTGAACGTCACGTCGGCAGGCCCAGCCGTTGGGCGCATGCCGACAGTTCGTCCTTGGCCCGCTCGAGGTCGGCGATCGGCGGCATCGCCAGGACCACCCGGTCGGCGCCCTGGGCAGCGAGCCGCTCTGCACGTTCGGCGTCGACCTTGCTGACCGAGTGGCCCAGGGTCAGCTCGATCTCGGCCGGATCGCGACCGGCGGCAGATGCGGCGTCGCGCAGCACGGTGAGCAGGTCCGCCAACTCCGCGCCGGCCACGCCCAGCGGCTGAAAGCCATCACCCAGCCGGCCAGCCCGGCGTGCCGCGGCCCTGCTGTGGCCGCCGATGTGTACCGGAAGCCGCTCACCGGCAATGGGTTTCGGGCTGCACACCACGTTCTCGAAGGTGAAGAACTCTCCGTGATGACTGACGCCGCCCGACCGGGCATCCCACAATGCCCGCAACACCGCCAGTTGCTCGTCGGCCCGGCGGCCCCGGCTCGCGAATTCGCTGCCGCACGCTTCGATCTCCTCGCGGAGCCAGCCGACGCCGACGCACAACCGCAGCCGTCCACCCGAGAGGGCATCGAGCGTCGCCGCCCGCTTTGCCAGCACTACCGGGTGATGGTTGGGCAACACCAGGACTCCGGTGGCCAATTCGAGCCGCGTCGTGTGGGCGGCCAGGAACGACAGCAGGTCCAGAGGATCGGGGACCGGGCAGTCCGATTCCAGTTCCACACGCCCCGACGGGTCGTAGGGGTACACGCTGTCGTACTGCGTTGCCAGAACGGTGTGTTCGACCGCGACGATCGATTCGAAGCCGCACGTCTCCAAGTGCCGCGCGAACGCCACCATCCAGTGCGGGTCCGCGGTGACCCCGGCGGCAACGGGCGCGACCACGCCGAATCTCAGTGGCTTCATGGCGAATCGACGCTAACAGGTCTCGGCACCGCCTACCGCCGTCTGCGCCCGCAGGGCCTCGGCGAGTGTGATCGCCCGGTGATTCTGGAACACCTCTTCCAGCAGCATCGGCCGGCCGTCGGGTCCGCTCAGCGGCACGCGCCAGTTCGGGTACTCGTCGGTGGTACCGGGCTGATTCTGGGTCCGTTTGTCGCCGACCGCGTCGGTGAGCGCGAGCCCGAGCAGCCTCGACGGGGTGCGACCCAGATACTGATGCAGGGCCAGCACGGTCTGCTCCTCGTCGGCGTGCTTGGACAACAGGCCGACCCGGCGCAGTTCGGCGAGCCAGGCGGCCCGCTCGGCCTCGGCGGCGGCCAGTTCCTGGTCTACCGAACGGGTGAGCAATCCTAGCGAATCCCTTAGTCGCACATGCTCATTGGCTAAATAGCCGGCTGTCGGCGGGAGGTCGTGGGTGGTCACCGACGACAGGCAGTATTCGCGCCACCGTTCCGCCGGCAGGGGACCGCCCGCACCGTCGCGGTCGAGTTCGAACCAGAGGATCGAGGTGCCCAGCACGCCCCGCGCCCGGAGGTAGTCACGCACCCAGGGCTCGACGGTTCCGAGGTCTTCACCGACGACCAGCGCTCCGGCACGGTAGGCCTCCAGCGCGACGATGCCGATCATCGCCTCGTGGTCGTATCGCACATACGTGCCCTGGGTGGGCGCTTCGCCCTGCGGTATCCACCAGAGCCGGAACAAACCGATGATGTGGTCGATCCGTACCCCGCCGGCATGACGCAGGACGCTGCGGATCAGGGCCCGGAACGGTCGGTATTCCTGCTCGTCGAGCCGGTCCGGCCGCCACGGCGGCTGCGACCAGTCCTGGCCCAGCTGGTTGAACTCGTCCGGCGGCGCGCCCGCCGACACCCCGAGCGCCAGGGCGTCCTGCAGCGCCCAGGAGTCGGCTCCGTTGGGATGGACACCCACCGCGAGGTCGTGCACGATGCCCAACGACATTCCTGCCGAAACAACGTGTGTCTGCGCGACCGCCAGTTGCTCGTCGAGCTGCCACTGCAGCCAACGATGGAAATCAACTGTCGCTGAGTTCTTTTGGACGAATTTGGCGACGCCGTCCCCATCGGGACGGCGGACCGACTTCCGCCACTGGTGCCAATCGCCGCCGTACTTCTCGGCCAGCGCGCACCAGGCGGCGAAGTCGTCCAGCGCTGCTCCCTCTCGAGCGCAGTACGCCGCGAAGGCCAGCTCCCGGCCGGCGGTGCGCGGGACCCGGTAGACCGACTCCAACGCCTCCCGCTTTGCCGCCCATGCGAAGTCGCGATCGATCGAGTCCAGACTGGCGGCCCGCTTTTGAACGCCGTCGCGTAACCGCTGCACGCGGCCCCGCTTGGCCAGCTGCGCGAACTCCGGAACCGCCTCCACCCGCAGATAGAGCGGATTGACGAACCGTCGCGACGTCGGCAGGTACGGCGACGGTTCCATGGGCACCGTCGGCTCCGCCGCGTGCAGTGGGTTGACCTGTATGTAGCCCGCGCCGTGGCGCGACGCCGACCACACCGCGAGGTCGACGAGGTCGGTGAGGTCACCGACGCCCCAGGACTGCTGCGATCGCACGCTATATAACTGTGTCGCCAGGCCCCAGGTGCGGCGCGCGCCCAGCCGCTCGGGAACCCCGAGCCAGGCCGGGGTCACGATCAGCGCGGCGCTGGCCTCATCGTCGCCGGAACTCAGG
The sequence above is a segment of the Candidatus Mycobacterium wuenschmannii genome. Coding sequences within it:
- a CDS encoding nuclear transport factor 2 family protein; the protein is MTFSAGDRAELSDLVHRYAAEVDDRQFDSVADLFTSDAELLLPDPPGSLEPVRRHHGRAAIGEAVAAVAATIRTHHAIVGEVYDADPDSGLARGRVACVAHHWVRHDDQIRDVTWYLRYADSYQRMASGWRIRLRSLTIDAIDSRPVRQVRPGQS
- a CDS encoding LLM class F420-dependent oxidoreductase, with the translated sequence MRFGVVAPVAAGVTADPHWMVAFARHLETCGFESIVAVEHTVLATQYDSVYPYDPSGRVELESDCPVPDPLDLLSFLAAHTTRLELATGVLVLPNHHPVVLAKRAATLDALSGGRLRLCVGVGWLREEIEACGSEFASRGRRADEQLAVLRALWDARSGGVSHHGEFFTFENVVCSPKPIAGERLPVHIGGHSRAAARRAGRLGDGFQPLGVAGAELADLLTVLRDAASAAGRDPAEIELTLGHSVSKVDAERAERLAAQGADRVVLAMPPIADLERAKDELSACAQRLGLPT
- the malQ gene encoding 4-alpha-glucanotransferase, which produces MSQLAPSLVELAGRYGISTDYEDWSGRRVAVPEGTLIAVLAALGVAASDEATRNEALTAHDRAHWSRALPPTIIAQAGAPTKFWVHVTHGRPADISVQLEDGTVRTGVRQVDNFTPPFDLDGRRIGEASFVLPDDLPIGYHRVRLSSGDDEASAALIVTPAWLGVPERLGARRTWGLATQLYSVRSQQSWGVGDLTDLVDLAVWSASRHGAGYIQVNPLHAAEPTVPMEPSPYLPTSRRFVNPLYLRVEAVPEFAQLAKRGRVQRLRDGVQKRAASLDSIDRDFAWAAKREALESVYRVPRTAGRELAFAAYCAREGAALDDFAAWCALAEKYGGDWHQWRKSVRRPDGDGVAKFVQKNSATVDFHRWLQWQLDEQLAVAQTHVVSAGMSLGIVHDLAVGVHPNGADSWALQDALALGVSAGAPPDEFNQLGQDWSQPPWRPDRLDEQEYRPFRALIRSVLRHAGGVRIDHIIGLFRLWWIPQGEAPTQGTYVRYDHEAMIGIVALEAYRAGALVVGEDLGTVEPWVRDYLRARGVLGTSILWFELDRDGAGGPLPAERWREYCLSSVTTHDLPPTAGYLANEHVRLRDSLGLLTRSVDQELAAAEAERAAWLAELRRVGLLSKHADEEQTVLALHQYLGRTPSRLLGLALTDAVGDKRTQNQPGTTDEYPNWRVPLSGPDGRPMLLEEVFQNHRAITLAEALRAQTAVGGAETC